From the genome of Ignavibacteriales bacterium, one region includes:
- a CDS encoding M48 family metallopeptidase: protein MWELIAANKRKSIFIFIGMGLLLILIGFTFGSFYEPENGGFFGIFFALILWVILSMVSYFAGSKILLTVSGAKEVTQDVHPQLYNVVEEMRIAANLPHQPKIYIIADAAPNAFATGIKPENSAIAVTAGLLGTLNRDELQGVVAHEMSHILNRDVLVMTFAGMMLGAITLMAEVFTRSLWFGGGSRYKSKSSDKGGQAQIIILVLAIVLAILGPIMAQLLYFAISRKREYLADASAVRLTRYPDGLASALEKISSSNLDLKTANKVTAPMYIINPLKKKGMQISNLSSTHPPITERINILRSMTHGVNFANYQTAFNQIKGRQSNVIPQSGLTDNSKIGLRSTELSQTSFETDKQVKREVGDLMMKLNNFFFINCTCGIKLKVPPDYRNNSITCPKCGRIHSISN, encoded by the coding sequence ATGTGGGAACTGATAGCAGCTAATAAAAGAAAATCAATTTTTATTTTTATCGGGATGGGATTACTTCTCATCCTGATTGGTTTTACTTTTGGAAGTTTTTATGAACCTGAAAACGGTGGCTTTTTTGGTATCTTCTTTGCGTTAATTCTCTGGGTAATTCTTTCAATGGTAAGTTACTTTGCCGGGAGCAAAATTTTACTTACTGTAAGTGGAGCAAAAGAAGTTACTCAAGATGTACATCCGCAGTTGTACAATGTTGTAGAGGAAATGAGAATTGCAGCAAACCTGCCGCACCAACCAAAAATTTATATAATTGCCGATGCTGCCCCAAATGCTTTTGCAACAGGAATCAAACCAGAAAATTCCGCAATAGCTGTAACTGCCGGATTGTTAGGTACTTTAAATCGAGATGAATTACAAGGCGTCGTTGCTCATGAAATGTCTCACATACTAAATCGTGATGTTTTAGTGATGACATTTGCAGGAATGATGCTTGGTGCAATCACTCTAATGGCCGAGGTTTTTACTAGAAGTTTATGGTTTGGTGGAGGTTCTAGATATAAATCTAAATCATCAGATAAAGGCGGACAGGCACAAATTATTATTTTAGTGCTTGCAATTGTATTGGCTATTCTCGGTCCGATTATGGCGCAACTTCTTTACTTTGCAATATCACGTAAACGCGAATATCTGGCTGATGCTTCCGCAGTTAGATTAACAAGATATCCTGATGGATTAGCCTCAGCACTTGAAAAGATTTCCAGCTCCAATCTCGATTTGAAAACTGCTAACAAGGTAACTGCTCCCATGTACATCATCAATCCTTTAAAGAAAAAGGGAATGCAAATTTCAAATTTGTCAAGTACACACCCACCGATAACAGAAAGAATTAATATTTTACGTTCAATGACCCACGGTGTTAACTTTGCAAATTATCAAACTGCATTTAATCAAATTAAAGGAAGACAATCTAATGTGATTCCTCAATCCGGGTTAACTGATAATTCCAAAATTGGATTAAGGAGTACTGAACTTTCCCAGACTTCATTTGAAACTGATAAACAAGTTAAAAGAGAAGTTGGTGATTTAATGATGAAGTTAAATAATTTCTTTTTCATTAATTGTACTTGTGGAATAAAATTAAAAGTACCACCGGATTATAGAAACAATTCTATCACTTGTCCTAAGTGTGGAAGAATACACAGCATTTCTAATTAA
- a CDS encoding LemA family protein — translation MAFFIIFIAIIVVIGFYFVSIYNSLVGLRNRVKNAWSQIDVQLKRRHDLIPNLLEAVKGYMKHEREIMENITKYRSQAMDASSVGDKAVAEGMLSGALGQLRVQVENYPDLKANQNFLALQEELTSTENKISFARQAYNDQVLFYNNKIQMFPSNVVAGMFSFKEEEFFEIEDKAEKEVPKVSFS, via the coding sequence ATGGCTTTCTTCATTATTTTTATTGCGATAATAGTTGTTATCGGATTTTACTTTGTTTCCATTTACAATTCATTAGTTGGATTAAGAAACCGTGTTAAAAATGCATGGTCACAAATAGATGTGCAGTTAAAGAGAAGACACGATCTTATTCCTAATTTGCTTGAAGCTGTAAAAGGTTACATGAAACACGAACGCGAGATAATGGAAAACATTACTAAATATCGAAGCCAGGCAATGGATGCCAGCAGTGTTGGCGATAAAGCTGTTGCTGAAGGAATGCTAAGCGGTGCTCTTGGTCAGCTTCGTGTTCAGGTTGAAAATTATCCAGACTTAAAAGCAAATCAAAACTTTCTTGCATTGCAGGAAGAGTTAACATCAACTGAAAATAAAATTTCTTTTGCTCGCCAGGCTTATAACGATCAGGTTTTATTTTATAATAATAAAATTCAGATGTTTCCTTCCAACGTAGTAGCTGGAATGTTCAGTTTTAAAGAAGAAGAATTTTTTGAAATTGAAGACAAAGCTGAAAAAGAAGTTCCTAAAGTTAGTTTTTCTTAA
- a CDS encoding zf-TFIIB domain-containing protein, with the protein MIILELNQVEIDYCSACKGIWLDNGELELVFSNSDRKEIAESFFVKYDFDEEKRRCPNCKKKMEKVEFENTGIIIDKCTNNHGLWFDSGELKLLLKSAEEKKQQND; encoded by the coding sequence ATGATCATATTAGAACTTAATCAAGTTGAAATTGATTATTGTTCTGCTTGTAAAGGTATCTGGTTAGATAATGGTGAATTAGAATTAGTATTTTCTAATTCAGATCGAAAAGAAATTGCTGAATCATTTTTTGTTAAATATGATTTTGATGAAGAGAAAAGAAGGTGTCCTAACTGTAAAAAGAAAATGGAAAAAGTTGAATTTGAGAACACAGGTATAATAATCGATAAATGTACTAACAATCATGGACTTTGGTTTGATAGCGGTGAGCTCAAGTTGCTTTTAAAATCTGCCGAGGAAAAAAAACAACAAAATGATTGA
- a CDS encoding SRPBCC domain-containing protein, giving the protein MRLSIISLLAFTLIINLPAQQTDKSKPRYDIFSFNKEVILPGTPVQIFDAATGDISGWWDHSFSDNPKKFFIEAKPGGGFWEIFDDEGNGVLHATVIYSKRPEMIRFDGPLGLSGRAVQIVTTYEFSEVDQDSTLLKVSVHGSGEMEEGMSAIVENVWEHFIFERFKPYIESGKHLK; this is encoded by the coding sequence ATGAGATTATCTATCATATCTTTATTGGCTTTCACTTTAATTATTAATCTTCCTGCTCAACAAACAGACAAATCAAAACCACGTTATGATATTTTTTCATTTAATAAAGAAGTCATTCTTCCAGGAACACCAGTACAAATATTTGATGCTGCAACCGGAGATATAAGTGGCTGGTGGGATCATTCATTTTCCGATAATCCTAAAAAGTTTTTTATTGAGGCAAAACCCGGCGGCGGATTCTGGGAAATATTTGATGATGAAGGAAACGGAGTTTTACACGCAACAGTGATTTATTCAAAGCGTCCGGAGATGATTCGTTTTGATGGGCCGCTTGGATTATCCGGAAGAGCAGTTCAGATTGTAACAACTTATGAATTCTCTGAGGTAGATCAAGATTCTACATTATTGAAAGTTTCTGTTCATGGCTCAGGTGAAATGGAAGAAGGAATGTCTGCAATTGTAGAAAATGTTTGGGAACATTTTATTTTTGAAAGATTTAAACCCTATATTGAATCGGGAAAGCATTTGAAATAG
- a CDS encoding C69 family dipeptidase has protein sequence MMRIISLLIIGFLIILTSTNLQACTNFIVTKGASVDGSVMISYTADSYEAYGELYHYPAAVYQNGAWLEIYEWDTGKFLGKIPQASVTYNVIGNMNEHQVVIGETTFGGREELGTPNGILDYGSMIYIALQRSKTAREAIKIMTDLVNEFGYYSSGESFSIGDANEAWILELIGKGEGNKGAVWVAVKIPDGYISGHANQSRITTFPLNDPENCLYAPDVISFAKDNGYFLGKDSEFNFSDAYAPLDFGAIRFCDARVWSLFRRCNSTMDKYISYIKGESLNRMPLYIKPDEKLSVHDVMGLMRDHYEGTELDMTKGIAAGPYQMPYRWRPLTWQYTGEEYFHERPISTPQTGFSFVSQARAHLPREVGGVFWFGVDDTYFTVYTPMYSSMSRTPYNYSKGVGSLSQFTWDSAFWVFNFVANFSYPRYSIVIDDVKKTQNEIEGKYFAQQENIELTALSLLKNSKGEAIDYLTNYSIASAENTYKTWKQFGEHLIVKYMDGLSKTEFFKPKNIGYPEEFKKMIVEESGDALKMKTIITDQTVAYNESIKKADELLNEKKYAEAKSFYEKALELKPGEEYPRIKIEKIKSVLSSIEELHKNTF, from the coding sequence ATGATGAGAATAATATCTCTTTTAATCATTGGCTTTCTAATCATCTTAACTTCCACAAACTTACAAGCCTGCACTAACTTTATTGTAACCAAAGGAGCAAGTGTTGATGGATCAGTTATGATCTCATATACAGCTGATTCGTACGAGGCATACGGCGAGCTTTATCATTATCCTGCTGCGGTTTACCAAAACGGCGCCTGGTTGGAAATATATGAGTGGGACACAGGAAAGTTTCTTGGAAAAATTCCGCAAGCTTCTGTTACTTATAATGTAATCGGAAATATGAATGAACATCAAGTTGTTATTGGTGAAACTACTTTCGGTGGGAGAGAAGAACTTGGCACACCAAATGGAATTCTAGATTATGGAAGTATGATTTACATCGCTTTACAACGCAGCAAAACTGCACGTGAAGCAATAAAAATAATGACTGATCTTGTAAATGAATTTGGTTATTACAGCAGCGGTGAGTCATTTTCTATTGGGGATGCGAATGAGGCCTGGATTCTTGAACTTATTGGGAAAGGTGAAGGTAATAAAGGAGCAGTTTGGGTAGCTGTAAAAATTCCTGATGGATATATATCTGGTCATGCTAATCAATCACGTATAACAACTTTCCCCTTAAATGATCCCGAAAATTGTTTGTATGCTCCCGATGTGATTTCCTTTGCAAAAGACAATGGTTATTTCTTGGGTAAAGATTCTGAATTTAATTTTTCTGATGCCTACGCTCCTTTGGATTTTGGAGCGATAAGATTTTGCGATGCAAGAGTTTGGTCTTTATTTAGAAGGTGCAACTCAACAATGGATAAATATATTTCATACATCAAAGGCGAATCTTTAAACAGAATGCCGTTGTATATTAAACCAGATGAAAAATTATCTGTTCACGATGTAATGGGTTTAATGCGTGATCATTATGAAGGAACTGAACTAGACATGACAAAAGGAATTGCTGCCGGTCCTTATCAAATGCCTTACAGATGGAGACCATTAACGTGGCAATATACTGGTGAAGAATATTTTCATGAGCGTCCAATTTCAACACCCCAAACTGGATTTTCATTTGTATCTCAAGCTCGTGCACATTTACCTAGAGAAGTTGGCGGTGTTTTTTGGTTTGGTGTTGATGACACTTACTTTACAGTTTACACTCCTATGTATTCATCAATGAGTAGAACTCCTTATAATTATTCTAAAGGCGTTGGTTCTTTATCTCAGTTTACCTGGGATTCAGCATTCTGGGTTTTTAATTTTGTTGCAAATTTTTCTTACCCGCGATATTCAATTGTTATTGATGATGTAAAGAAAACACAAAATGAAATTGAAGGAAAATATTTTGCGCAACAGGAAAATATTGAATTAACAGCTTTATCACTTCTTAAAAATTCTAAAGGTGAAGCAATTGATTACTTAACTAATTATTCAATTGCATCTGCTGAAAACACTTATAAAACCTGGAAGCAGTTTGGAGAGCATTTAATAGTAAAGTATATGGATGGATTATCAAAAACAGAATTTTTTAAACCTAAAAATATTGGATACCCTGAAGAGTTTAAGAAAATGATAGTTGAAGAATCAGGCGATGCTCTAAAAATGAAAACAATTATAACCGATCAAACTGTGGCATATAACGAAAGCATTAAAAAAGCTGATGAACTGTTAAATGAAAAAAAATATGCTGAGGCAAAATCATTTTATGAAAAGGCTTTAGAATTAAAACCTGGAGAAGAATACCCCAGAATCAAAATTGAAAAGATAAAATCAGTATTAAGTTCCATTGAAGAATTACATAAAAACACTTTTTAA
- a CDS encoding acyl-CoA mutase large subunit family protein, whose amino-acid sequence MAQEVKLGDKPELEKDFSTTSYEEWKQQVERDLKGESFDKKLITKTYEEINLQPLYTSTDIKDLPQINNFPGFDNYLRGSNVSGYNFKSWEIAQEYNQALPEELNEVLRSDLQRGLNSINIVLDNPTQLGIDADQSKAGEVGKDGLSISGVRKMQILFKDIDLTSQPVNINCGFSALPITLLFTAYANETRRSLMNIKGSIISDPYEYLLVNGDLPISLSQIFDEIKLSTELMIKSNSPIKTIGISGFIYNNSGSNAVQELAFAFATAVEYLNEMISRGLKVDDVSKRIKFTFGIGSFYFMEVAKLRAARILWNKILESYGVKEECRKIFIHGKTAQFNQTLFDPFVNSLRTTTEAFSAIVGGVDSLQTNAYDESFNVPDDFSIRLARNTQIILKEESHLDQVVDPAGGSFFIEKLTADIAQAAWKLFQTIEEKDGMLNAVQSGFALNEIIKVADSKKKDFAKRKSILVGTNMYANPKEDMIDIKQTDFDAVYKKRVEYIQKYRITGDNKKHSSILAKLQKIADSKSYELIDYAVDAFLEGASLGEISKSIRASAEKGITVEPIRQFRLSEMFEELRISSENFKKKTGSKPKIFLATMGPLKQFKGRADFSRVFFEVGGFEIVYPNGFNSTDEAIKSAIDSKAQAAVICSTDDTYPELVPPIVKGIKEKSKDVAVILAGYPKDQIEEHKKSGIDNFIYMGADAYSIISNLLKRMGAM is encoded by the coding sequence ATGGCTCAAGAAGTAAAACTCGGTGATAAACCCGAATTGGAAAAAGATTTTTCAACTACATCTTACGAAGAATGGAAACAGCAAGTTGAAAGAGATTTGAAGGGTGAATCATTTGATAAAAAACTCATTACAAAAACTTACGAAGAAATAAATCTTCAACCACTTTACACCTCAACCGATATTAAAGATCTTCCACAAATAAATAATTTTCCAGGCTTTGATAATTATCTCCGCGGCAGTAATGTTTCTGGATATAACTTTAAAAGTTGGGAAATCGCACAAGAATACAACCAGGCTCTTCCCGAAGAATTGAATGAGGTATTACGATCTGATCTTCAACGTGGATTGAATTCAATAAATATAGTATTAGATAATCCAACTCAACTCGGGATTGATGCCGATCAATCTAAAGCAGGTGAAGTAGGTAAAGATGGGTTATCAATTTCTGGTGTAAGAAAAATGCAAATTTTGTTTAAGGATATTGATTTAACAAGTCAACCAGTAAACATTAACTGTGGATTTTCTGCACTTCCAATCACTCTTCTTTTTACTGCTTATGCTAATGAAACACGCAGAAGTTTAATGAATATAAAAGGATCAATCATATCAGATCCTTATGAATATTTATTGGTTAATGGTGATTTGCCAATTTCATTAAGCCAGATTTTTGATGAAATCAAATTATCTACCGAGTTGATGATCAAATCCAATTCTCCGATTAAAACAATTGGAATCAGCGGATTTATATATAACAACTCAGGTTCGAATGCTGTTCAAGAACTTGCCTTTGCCTTTGCAACTGCTGTGGAGTATTTGAATGAAATGATTTCCCGTGGATTAAAAGTAGATGATGTTTCAAAAAGAATTAAGTTCACTTTTGGAATTGGTTCATTCTATTTTATGGAAGTTGCAAAACTACGAGCAGCAAGAATATTGTGGAATAAAATTCTTGAATCTTATGGAGTTAAAGAGGAATGTAGAAAAATCTTCATTCACGGTAAAACTGCTCAATTCAACCAAACACTTTTCGATCCATTTGTTAATTCACTTCGTACCACAACAGAAGCGTTCTCAGCAATTGTCGGTGGAGTAGATTCGCTCCAAACAAATGCTTACGACGAATCGTTTAATGTTCCCGATGATTTCTCAATACGACTTGCGCGTAACACACAAATTATTTTAAAAGAAGAATCTCATCTTGATCAGGTAGTTGATCCTGCAGGCGGATCATTTTTTATCGAGAAGCTAACTGCTGATATTGCACAAGCTGCCTGGAAATTATTCCAAACAATTGAAGAAAAAGATGGAATGTTGAACGCTGTACAATCCGGTTTCGCACTAAACGAAATCATTAAAGTGGCCGATTCTAAGAAAAAAGATTTTGCAAAACGTAAATCAATTTTGGTTGGGACTAATATGTATGCAAATCCAAAAGAAGATATGATCGATATTAAACAAACTGATTTTGATGCAGTTTACAAAAAGAGGGTTGAGTATATTCAGAAATATAGAATTACGGGTGATAATAAAAAACATTCTAGTATTCTTGCAAAATTACAGAAAATTGCTGATTCAAAATCCTATGAATTAATTGACTATGCAGTTGATGCATTTCTTGAAGGCGCATCACTAGGTGAAATTTCTAAATCCATTCGTGCTTCTGCTGAAAAAGGAATAACAGTTGAACCTATAAGGCAATTTCGCTTATCAGAAATGTTTGAAGAATTGAGAATCTCATCAGAGAATTTTAAAAAGAAAACCGGCAGTAAACCTAAAATTTTTTTAGCAACAATGGGCCCGCTAAAGCAATTTAAAGGCAGAGCAGATTTCTCTCGTGTTTTTTTTGAAGTTGGCGGATTTGAAATAGTCTATCCAAATGGTTTTAACTCAACAGACGAAGCAATAAAATCAGCAATTGATTCAAAAGCTCAGGCTGCTGTTATTTGCTCAACTGATGATACATATCCAGAACTTGTACCTCCAATTGTAAAAGGAATAAAAGAAAAATCAAAAGATGTAGCAGTTATACTTGCAGGATATCCAAAAGATCAGATTGAAGAACATAAAAAATCCGGGATTGATAATTTTATTTATATGGGTGCTGATGCTTATTCTATAATATCCAACTTATTGAAAAGAATGGGAGCAATGTAA
- a CDS encoding HAD hydrolase-like protein — translation MIEEIKSRLNGDLFNSILIGDRLETDILMGNKLGIDTALVSTGVKLYENGNSDIKPTYYLNSVADVLKQ, via the coding sequence ATGATTGAGGAAATCAAGTCAAGACTAAATGGGGATTTATTTAATTCAATTTTAATTGGTGATAGATTAGAAACTGATATTTTGATGGGTAATAAATTAGGAATTGATACGGCGTTAGTTTCCACCGGAGTGAAACTCTATGAAAATGGTAACTCAGATATCAAACCAACTTACTACTTAAATTCTGTTGCGGATGTATTAAAGCAGTAG
- a CDS encoding glycoside hydrolase family 13 protein, which yields MKLKYFIVLTILINTTFAQNKLPEWAKGVVWYQIFPERFANSDLSNDPEAEKVFINDKSIPKDWKVTNWTSNWFEQSDWEQKLGGQVRNHLTDRRYGGDIQGIINRLDYLKDMGVGAIYLNPVFEAVSMHKYDGSSYHHIDVNFGPDPVGDKKLMCSEIPENPATWKWTEADKLFLKLVDEVHERGMKIIIDGVFNHTGVQFWAFQDIVNYQEQSKYKDWFIIDSFDDPVTATNEFDYKGWWGHKSLPEFNRTIDDLVEGPKQYIYHSTQKWMDPNGDGNPSDGIDGWRLDVAREVPIGFWKQWSKLVKSINNQSIIVGELWELSADFVSSNGPFDALMNYDFAFAVNDFFVADKNKISVDEFIERLKRLMKLMTLKIYLYFKIFCPAIDTERLSSLIQNPDRKYEHDANEDNPNYNPGKPGKEVYEKQKLIAAFQILYRGASMIYYGDEVGMWGADDPHDRKPMIWDDMKYENEVIDETSGFKKGFGSYTVEQNKDLLNYYKDIIAIKNECKELKLGTIKFIFSDNDKKAFAFESVLGDKKTICIFNLGDDKLSIKFDFPLRELYSANSVFDKYHRNIYKTNQLILIETKSFGVFKAN from the coding sequence ATGAAACTAAAATATTTTATCGTCTTAACTATTCTAATCAACACAACTTTTGCGCAAAACAAACTGCCTGAGTGGGCAAAAGGTGTTGTGTGGTATCAAATATTTCCAGAAAGATTTGCAAACAGTGATTTATCAAATGATCCTGAAGCAGAAAAAGTTTTTATCAACGATAAATCTATTCCAAAGGATTGGAAGGTTACAAACTGGACATCTAACTGGTTTGAACAAAGTGACTGGGAACAAAAACTCGGCGGACAAGTAAGAAATCATCTTACCGATAGAAGATATGGCGGTGATATTCAAGGGATTATTAACAGGCTGGATTATCTAAAAGATATGGGAGTTGGTGCAATTTATCTCAATCCAGTGTTTGAAGCAGTTTCAATGCACAAGTATGATGGTTCAAGCTATCATCATATCGATGTAAACTTTGGACCTGATCCGGTTGGTGATAAAAAATTAATGTGTTCAGAAATTCCAGAAAATCCTGCTACATGGAAATGGACAGAAGCTGACAAATTATTTTTAAAGTTGGTTGATGAAGTTCATGAACGCGGAATGAAAATAATCATTGACGGAGTTTTTAATCATACTGGAGTGCAGTTCTGGGCCTTTCAGGATATTGTTAATTATCAGGAACAATCAAAGTATAAAGATTGGTTTATAATTGATTCATTTGATGATCCCGTAACAGCAACAAATGAATTTGACTACAAAGGCTGGTGGGGTCATAAATCACTCCCAGAATTTAATCGTACAATAGATGATTTAGTAGAAGGACCGAAGCAATATATTTATCATTCAACTCAAAAATGGATGGATCCAAATGGTGATGGTAATCCATCTGATGGAATTGATGGTTGGCGACTAGATGTTGCTCGCGAAGTTCCAATCGGATTTTGGAAACAATGGAGTAAACTTGTTAAATCAATTAATAATCAATCTATAATTGTTGGTGAGTTGTGGGAATTGTCTGCCGATTTTGTTTCTTCAAATGGACCATTTGATGCTTTAATGAATTACGATTTTGCATTTGCGGTTAATGATTTTTTTGTTGCAGATAAAAACAAAATATCAGTAGATGAGTTTATTGAAAGATTAAAAAGATTGATGAAACTTATGACTCTGAAAATTTATTTGTACTTCAAAATCTTTTGTCCAGCCATAGATACGGAAAGACTTTCGAGTTTAATTCAAAATCCTGATCGTAAATATGAACACGATGCAAACGAAGATAATCCTAATTATAATCCGGGGAAACCAGGCAAAGAAGTTTATGAAAAACAGAAGCTAATTGCTGCATTTCAAATCCTTTACCGAGGTGCATCAATGATTTATTATGGCGATGAAGTTGGGATGTGGGGCGCCGATGATCCACACGACCGTAAGCCTATGATTTGGGATGATATGAAATATGAGAATGAAGTTATTGATGAAACATCTGGCTTTAAGAAAGGATTTGGTTCATACACTGTTGAGCAAAACAAAGATCTATTAAATTATTATAAAGATATTATTGCAATAAAAAACGAATGCAAAGAATTAAAACTTGGAACAATTAAATTTATTTTCTCTGATAACGATAAAAAAGCATTTGCATTTGAGAGTGTACTTGGTGATAAAAAAACAATTTGCATTTTTAATCTTGGCGACGATAAACTTTCAATCAAGTTTGATTTCCCATTGCGTGAATTATATAGTGCAAATTCTGTATTTGATAAGTACCACAGAAATATTTATAAAACTAATCAACTAATATTAATTGAAACCAAATCATTTGGTGTTTTTAAAGCAAACTGA
- the rfbD gene encoding dTDP-4-dehydrorhamnose reductase translates to MFSIDLIKRRILVAGANGMLGQRVVEFYSSLNDVELLSTSVEEKSVFEELDYLQCDISNRNDIKKIIKDFCPDFIINAAAFTNVDLSETERELAWKINVKGVEHLSESARVLDSHLIHISTDYIFDGKNGPYLENDIPNPLGYYARTKLASENVLKLSGIKYTILRTNVLYGTAKFSRPDFVKWVVDSLLTKKPIKIVDDQINNPTFIDDLVQGINKIVELQKEGIYNIGGSQFLSRFDFTLMIADYFNLDKSLISKIKTEDLNQPARRPLKSGLITIKAQSELGYWPHTIIQALELMRTELGL, encoded by the coding sequence ATGTTTTCTATTGATCTTATAAAAAGAAGAATACTTGTAGCTGGCGCTAACGGTATGCTTGGGCAACGTGTAGTTGAGTTCTACTCTTCTCTAAACGATGTGGAACTACTATCTACTTCTGTGGAAGAAAAATCTGTATTTGAAGAGCTTGATTATTTGCAGTGCGATATTTCAAACCGAAACGACATTAAAAAAATAATAAAAGACTTCTGTCCTGATTTTATAATAAATGCAGCTGCATTTACAAATGTGGATTTAAGCGAAACCGAACGAGAACTCGCTTGGAAAATAAATGTAAAGGGCGTAGAACATCTTTCCGAATCAGCAAGAGTTTTAGATTCACATTTAATTCATATCTCAACAGACTATATTTTTGACGGGAAAAACGGACCCTATTTGGAAAATGATATTCCAAATCCGCTTGGGTATTATGCTCGAACAAAATTAGCAAGTGAGAATGTTTTAAAGTTAAGTGGCATTAAATACACCATTTTAAGAACAAATGTTTTATATGGCACTGCAAAGTTTAGTCGTCCTGATTTTGTTAAGTGGGTAGTAGATTCTTTACTTACAAAAAAACCGATCAAAATTGTGGACGACCAAATAAACAATCCAACTTTTATTGACGATCTGGTACAGGGAATTAATAAAATTGTTGAGTTGCAAAAGGAAGGAATTTATAATATCGGCGGCAGTCAGTTTTTGTCTCGTTTTGATTTTACACTTATGATTGCTGATTATTTTAACCTTGATAAATCTTTAATAAGTAAAATTAAAACAGAAGATTTAAACCAACCTGCACGTAGACCTCTGAAATCAGGATTAATAACAATTAAGGCACAAAGTGAACTTGGCTATTGGCCTCATACAATTATACAGGCTCTAGAACTTATGAGAACTGAATTAGGATTATGA
- a CDS encoding carbohydrate kinase family protein, with amino-acid sequence MKLLVIGHSVLDFIRLDKMESISAGGIYYSVSALNRLKKNEDEIFLCSQIDDETYSYFKPEFEKVNSGFLQKTDRIPRVHLNLEKDRERHEKYENITNNLTLNFSDLNFFDGILINMITGFDITLEQLKQLRDNYSGLIYIDIHTLSRGIGDDYKREFRIIYDFENWAKCLDVIQVNQNELFTLSSKKTELEIVEELFILGVKVICVTKGELGAKVFYSRQNEISSYFIAAKKIINPNIIGCGDVFGASFFYSYIRNNNAINSLKNAVESAEQFVANKLIK; translated from the coding sequence ATGAAATTACTTGTTATTGGACATTCGGTTTTGGATTTTATCAGATTAGATAAAATGGAAAGTATAAGTGCAGGTGGAATATATTATTCTGTCTCGGCTTTAAATCGTTTAAAGAAAAATGAAGATGAAATTTTTCTCTGCTCCCAAATTGATGATGAGACTTACAGTTACTTTAAACCTGAATTTGAAAAAGTTAATTCAGGCTTTCTTCAAAAAACGGATAGAATTCCAAGAGTTCATCTTAATCTTGAAAAAGACAGAGAAAGACACGAGAAATATGAAAATATCACAAATAATCTAACGCTTAACTTTTCAGATCTAAATTTTTTTGATGGCATTTTAATTAATATGATTACCGGTTTTGATATAACTCTTGAACAGTTAAAACAATTAAGAGATAATTATTCTGGTTTGATTTATATTGATATTCATACACTTTCGCGCGGGATTGGTGATGATTATAAAAGAGAATTTAGAATAATTTATGATTTTGAAAATTGGGCAAAGTGTTTAGATGTAATTCAGGTTAACCAAAATGAATTATTTACTTTATCTAGCAAGAAAACAGAACTGGAAATTGTTGAAGAACTGTTTATTCTTGGTGTAAAAGTTATTTGTGTTACAAAGGGTGAACTTGGAGCAAAAGTTTTCTATTCTCGACAAAACGAAATTTCATCGTACTTTATAGCCGCTAAGAAAATTATTAATCCAAATATTATTGGGTGTGGCGATGTTTTTGGGGCATCTTTCTTTTATAGTTATATTAGAAATAATAATGCTATCAATTCATTAAAAAATGCTGTTGAGAGTGCTGAGCAATTTGTTGCAAATAAATTAATTAAATAA